Proteins from one Nitrobacteraceae bacterium AZCC 2146 genomic window:
- a CDS encoding hypothetical protein (product_source=Hypo-rule applied; pfam=PF13358; transmembrane_helix_parts=Inside_1_20,TMhelix_21_43,Outside_44_136): MARLRGWAPKGERCRAAIPHGHWKTVTFVSGLTLAGFVAPMLLDGPMDGECFLAWVEQMLVPTLRSGDIVIMDNLAAHKVAGVRQSSRKNFVLMEQVSLMRGIPITHSIAMSRAISLRAVLKFATDCSILANRPLL; encoded by the coding sequence ATGGCGCGCCTTCGTGGCTGGGCGCCCAAAGGCGAGCGTTGCCGCGCCGCAATTCCGCACGGTCATTGGAAGACAGTCACCTTTGTCAGCGGTCTCACGCTTGCGGGCTTCGTTGCGCCGATGCTTCTCGATGGTCCGATGGACGGAGAGTGCTTCTTGGCCTGGGTCGAGCAGATGTTGGTCCCCACACTGCGCTCAGGCGATATCGTCATTATGGACAATCTGGCCGCTCACAAGGTCGCGGGCGTCAGGCAAAGCTCAAGGAAGAACTTTGTCTTGATGGAGCAAGTCTCACTGATGAGAGGCATCCCTATCACCCACTCAATCGCTATGAGTCGGGCAATCTCACTGCGCGCGGTGTTGAAATTTGCTACCGACTGTTCGATTTTGGCAAATCGCCCCTTGCTGTAG
- a CDS encoding transposase (product_source=COG3547; cog=COG3547; pfam=PF01548; superfamily=53067) → MKYYAGLDVSLKETSVCILDEAGAVLRELKVPSHPEDLIRILRDPATPLVRIGLEAGPLSQWLFSGMVEAGLPAICIETRHAKAFLKAQINKTDRNDARGIAQMMRVNLFRPVHVKTLTSQKRRALLTARKLVQEKSIAIENDIRGMLRNFGLKVGVVGAAGFEVRIRELIEDMPDLASIMVPLLMVRQKLRETFMTLHRQLLAVVRDDTACRRLMTIPGVGATTS, encoded by the coding sequence ATGAAGTATTATGCGGGTTTGGACGTCTCGCTGAAAGAGACCTCCGTATGCATTTTGGATGAAGCGGGCGCGGTTCTCCGAGAGCTAAAAGTCCCAAGCCATCCTGAAGATCTAATCCGGATCTTGAGGGATCCTGCGACGCCGCTCGTTCGGATTGGCCTCGAGGCGGGGCCACTGTCGCAATGGCTATTTAGCGGGATGGTGGAAGCTGGACTGCCCGCCATCTGCATCGAGACCCGTCACGCCAAGGCCTTCCTCAAGGCCCAGATAAACAAGACCGACCGCAATGATGCGCGTGGCATCGCGCAGATGATGCGCGTCAATTTGTTTCGCCCTGTCCACGTTAAGACGCTGACCAGCCAGAAGCGACGGGCGTTGCTGACGGCCCGCAAGCTGGTGCAGGAAAAGTCCATCGCTATTGAAAATGATATTCGGGGGATGCTGCGCAATTTTGGGCTCAAGGTAGGCGTCGTCGGCGCCGCTGGCTTCGAGGTACGTATCCGCGAGTTGATCGAAGACATGCCGGACTTGGCCAGCATCATGGTGCCGCTGCTAATGGTTCGGCAAAAGCTCCGTGAGACCTTCATGACCTTGCATCGTCAGTTGCTGGCGGTTGTTCGGGACGATACGGCTTGCCGGCGTCTGATGACGATTCCCGGTGTCGGCGCGACAACTTCATAA
- a CDS encoding hypothetical protein (product_source=Hypo-rule applied) produces the protein MTRRQQYQRQSDLFVPKTPLVPMTASERAKLLPLVSALLSEILSVVAVTEAGDEDHA, from the coding sequence ATGACGCGTCGGCAACAATATCAACGCCAATCCGACCTCTTCGTGCCCAAGACGCCACTGGTACCGATGACAGCGTCCGAGCGGGCGAAGCTATTGCCACTGGTGAGCGCGCTTTTGTCGGAAATACTCAGTGTCGTCGCAGTGACGGAGGCAGGTGATGAAGATCACGCCTGA
- a CDS encoding DNA invertase Pin-like site-specific DNA recombinase (product_source=COG1961; cath_funfam=3.40.50.1390; cog=COG1961; pfam=PF00239,PF07508,PF13408; smart=SM00857; superfamily=46955,53041), with translation MKITPDHLARGAFIYIRQSTVDQLANNHESRRRQYGLADRARALGWTDVTVIDDDLGRSGSGVSRPGFERLLAAICEGRVGAVFSIEASRLARNGRDWHTLIEFCGLVGTVIVDEDGTYEPRHPNDRLLLGMKGTMSELELSLLRARSMEALKQKARRGELFFSVAVGYVKVGRDKIEMDPDLRVREAIGLVFARFAEMQSIRQVFLSLRGDQIALPYIDPKVSGQHQVMWKLPVYTSVSNLLTNPVYAGAYAFGRTGSRMTIENGRKRIVRGRRKDRSDWAVLLVEHHEGYLSWADFERNQRLIADNANGKGMMVRGPVRKGEALLAGLLRCGHCGRRLLVSYNGTKGDVGRYNCDATRSNPGAGPCISFGALRVDEAVGAEIVRLLQPLGVEAAIQAITQCEHQSGEKQRQIELALEQARYEATRARRQYDTVDPDNRLVAGELERRWNAALAAVRALEEEMEALLRQRPATLSAEERKRLLQMGADLEAAWHHPAATAVTRKRIIRVVLREVVACVEDDQIHLLLHWQGGDHTRLMVRKNRRGQTRWAVEPETVELIRACARLMPDKAIAGMLNRTGKRTGRLNGWTQSRVRGFRNTHGISVYRDGEWAERGEVTLPEAARMLNLSPLTVLRQIRAGVIPAKQYCAGAPWVIKRRDIEDQHVIERVRACCKSPSSSNPNQKTFVFQ, from the coding sequence ATGAAGATCACGCCTGATCATCTGGCGCGGGGCGCCTTCATCTACATTCGGCAATCCACCGTCGACCAGCTTGCCAACAATCATGAGAGCCGACGGCGTCAATATGGCCTTGCTGATCGTGCTCGAGCTCTCGGCTGGACGGATGTGACAGTCATTGATGACGATCTTGGTCGCTCGGGTTCGGGCGTCAGCCGTCCGGGATTCGAGAGGCTGCTTGCAGCGATCTGTGAAGGCCGCGTTGGTGCCGTGTTTTCGATCGAGGCGTCGCGCCTGGCGCGCAACGGACGCGACTGGCACACTCTGATCGAATTTTGCGGCTTGGTCGGCACGGTGATCGTCGATGAGGATGGAACGTATGAACCACGCCATCCGAACGACCGGCTATTGCTGGGCATGAAGGGGACGATGAGCGAGCTCGAACTGTCGCTCCTGCGGGCCCGTTCGATGGAAGCCCTGAAGCAGAAGGCACGACGGGGCGAGCTGTTCTTCTCGGTAGCCGTTGGCTATGTAAAAGTAGGCCGCGACAAAATCGAAATGGATCCCGACCTGCGCGTGCGTGAGGCGATTGGGCTGGTCTTCGCCCGGTTTGCCGAGATGCAAAGCATCCGCCAAGTGTTTTTGTCGCTTCGAGGTGACCAGATCGCGCTGCCGTATATCGACCCCAAAGTCTCGGGACAACATCAGGTGATGTGGAAGCTACCGGTCTACACGTCGGTGAGCAATCTTCTCACCAATCCTGTTTATGCTGGTGCTTACGCCTTTGGCCGAACCGGAAGTCGGATGACAATCGAAAATGGCCGCAAGCGAATCGTTCGCGGCCGCCGCAAAGATCGCTCAGATTGGGCGGTCTTGCTCGTCGAGCATCACGAGGGCTATTTGTCCTGGGCAGACTTTGAAAGGAATCAACGGCTGATCGCTGACAACGCCAATGGTAAGGGCATGATGGTGCGCGGACCGGTGCGCAAGGGGGAGGCTTTGCTCGCCGGCCTGCTGCGCTGTGGTCATTGCGGCCGCCGGCTGCTTGTTAGCTACAATGGCACCAAGGGCGATGTCGGCCGCTATAATTGTGACGCGACCCGGAGCAATCCCGGTGCTGGTCCCTGTATCTCATTCGGCGCTTTGCGGGTCGATGAGGCGGTGGGAGCCGAGATTGTGCGGTTGCTGCAGCCGCTCGGTGTTGAAGCAGCCATCCAAGCGATCACACAATGCGAGCACCAGTCTGGCGAAAAACAACGCCAGATCGAGTTGGCGCTCGAGCAGGCGCGATACGAGGCAACCAGGGCACGCCGACAGTATGATACGGTCGACCCTGATAATCGTCTGGTCGCTGGCGAACTCGAGCGGCGGTGGAATGCCGCCCTTGCGGCCGTACGCGCACTCGAGGAGGAAATGGAGGCGCTGCTTCGACAGCGGCCGGCGACCTTGAGTGCAGAGGAGCGCAAGCGTCTGCTGCAAATGGGGGCTGACCTGGAGGCTGCTTGGCATCATCCGGCGGCCACTGCCGTCACGCGTAAGCGTATCATCCGAGTCGTGTTGCGTGAGGTGGTAGCCTGCGTCGAGGATGACCAGATTCATTTATTGTTGCATTGGCAGGGCGGCGATCATACCCGCCTGATGGTGAGAAAGAACCGGAGGGGACAAACACGGTGGGCCGTCGAGCCCGAGACGGTGGAATTGATCCGCGCCTGCGCGCGATTGATGCCTGACAAAGCCATTGCCGGCATGCTCAACCGGACAGGTAAGCGAACAGGCCGATTGAATGGATGGACACAGTCGCGTGTGCGGGGCTTCCGCAACACGCACGGCATCTCGGTCTACAGGGATGGCGAATGGGCCGAGCGCGGCGAAGTCACGTTGCCTGAAGCAGCCAGGATGCTCAATCTGAGCCCCCTGACGGTGCTACGCCAGATACGCGCCGGCGTCATTCCCGCCAAGCAATATTGTGCAGGCGCACCCTGGGTAATCAAACGACGGGATATCGAAGATCAGCATGTGATCGAGCGCGTCAGGGCGTGCTGCAAAAGCCCGTCATCATCAAATCCAAATCAAAAGACCTTTGTCTTTCAATAA
- a CDS encoding transposase (product_source=COG3547; cog=COG3547; pfam=PF02371), whose protein sequence is MVTALTFRHTIDDASRFRSASMVGAYLGLTPRRNQSGETDSNGKISRWGNRLLRSYLFEAATVLLYRTKKWCSLKAWGMKLAKRVGMKKAKVAVARKIAVILHCIWVDGTSFEWGQTKAA, encoded by the coding sequence GTGGTGACCGCATTGACGTTTCGCCATACGATCGACGACGCCTCACGCTTCCGATCGGCGTCGATGGTCGGTGCCTATCTGGGCCTCACGCCTCGACGCAATCAATCCGGCGAGACTGACTCCAATGGCAAAATCTCCCGGTGGGGAAACAGGCTTTTGCGAAGCTACTTGTTTGAGGCAGCGACTGTTCTGCTTTATCGCACTAAAAAATGGTGCTCGCTCAAGGCTTGGGGAATGAAACTCGCAAAGCGCGTCGGAATGAAGAAAGCAAAGGTTGCCGTCGCCCGCAAGATCGCCGTCATCCTTCACTGCATCTGGGTTGACGGCACTTCCTTTGAATGGGGGCAGACCAAGGCAGCCTGA
- a CDS encoding transposase (product_source=COG3547; cog=COG3547) encodes MQTIMTIGLDIAKSVFQVHGVDAGGQVIIRRQLKRRYVLTFFKKLSPCLVGIEACASAHHWSRELQALGHTVRLIRPAYVKPANDL; translated from the coding sequence ATGCAGACGATAATGACAATCGGTTTAGACATCGCCAAGTCGGTTTTCCAGGTTCACGGCGTTGACGCTGGCGGCCAGGTGATCATCCGCCGGCAATTGAAGCGTCGCTATGTCCTGACGTTCTTCAAGAAGCTGTCGCCATGTCTGGTCGGTATCGAAGCCTGCGCCTCGGCGCACCATTGGTCGCGCGAACTGCAGGCACTGGGTCACACCGTGCGGTTGATACGGCCGGCCTATGTGAAGCCGGCAAACGACCTGTAG
- a CDS encoding transposase (product_source=KO:K07486; cog=COG3547; ko=KO:K07486; pfam=PF01548,PF02371; superfamily=48600,53067), with product MAEALNRSIAFAGIDIGKNSFHVVGLDERGAIVLRQKWSRGQVKARFANMPPCLIGMEACVGAHHLSRGLQGLGHDARLMPARYVRPYSKGQKNDFRDAEAIAEAVQRPTMKFVATKTADQLDLQAMHRVRERLVSQRTGIINQIRAFLLERGIAVRQGLRFLRAELPDILARPSDILSPRMVRVLEGLAGDWRRLDERVEGLSNEIEAIARRDAGCERLISIPGIGPIISSAMVAAIGAGDVFSKGRDFAAWLGLVPRQISTGDRTILGKISKRGNRYLRVLFVQAAWVVLIKPQSWERHGLKSWIEAARKRLHRNVLAIALANKLARIAWSVLAHGRSFETSKLAAAVTQPA from the coding sequence ATGGCAGAAGCTCTCAACCGTTCAATCGCCTTCGCCGGCATCGACATTGGCAAGAACTCGTTCCACGTCGTAGGTCTCGATGAGCGCGGTGCCATCGTGCTGCGACAGAAGTGGTCGCGTGGCCAAGTGAAAGCGCGGTTCGCGAATATGCCGCCATGTCTGATCGGCATGGAAGCCTGCGTCGGCGCGCACCATCTCAGCCGCGGGCTCCAGGGGCTTGGCCACGATGCCCGACTGATGCCTGCGCGGTACGTTCGGCCCTATTCGAAGGGACAGAAGAACGACTTCCGCGACGCGGAGGCTATCGCCGAAGCAGTGCAACGCCCGACGATGAAGTTCGTCGCGACCAAGACCGCCGATCAGCTCGACCTTCAGGCGATGCACCGGGTGCGAGAGCGGCTGGTGAGCCAGCGCACTGGCATCATCAACCAGATCCGCGCCTTCCTGCTGGAACGTGGCATCGCTGTTCGGCAAGGCTTGCGCTTCCTGCGCGCCGAGTTGCCGGACATCCTCGCCCGACCATCCGACATCCTGTCGCCGCGCATGGTGCGGGTACTCGAAGGACTGGCTGGCGACTGGCGTCGGCTCGATGAGCGCGTCGAGGGTTTGTCGAACGAGATCGAAGCCATCGCTCGCCGGGACGCTGGTTGCGAGAGGCTGATCAGCATACCCGGTATCGGGCCGATCATCTCCAGCGCGATGGTAGCGGCGATCGGCGCAGGCGACGTGTTCTCCAAGGGCCGCGACTTCGCCGCCTGGCTGGGCCTCGTTCCCAGGCAAATCTCGACCGGCGACCGCACTATCCTCGGCAAGATATCGAAGCGCGGCAACCGCTACCTGCGGGTTCTGTTCGTGCAGGCGGCCTGGGTGGTGCTGATCAAGCCGCAGAGCTGGGAGCGTCACGGGCTCAAATCCTGGATTGAAGCCGCCAGGAAGCGGCTGCACCGCAATGTGCTCGCGATTGCACTGGCCAATAAACTGGCCCGGATCGCCTGGAGCGTTCTTGCGCATGGACGCTCCTTCGAAACGAGCAAACTCGCCGCGGCCGTCACTCAACCCGCCTAA